A genomic segment from Takifugu rubripes chromosome 20, fTakRub1.2, whole genome shotgun sequence encodes:
- the jund gene encoding transcription factor JunD gives MMKKDINLTLADDADLKPHLSDAESILSSPDLGLLKLASPELERLIIQSNGMVTTTPTTSQFLYPKTVTDEQEFAEGFVKALEDLHKQNQLSGGVQASSSLDLGANIAPVTVQPDLPVYTNLSSYGSGSLETTVNYSTDTVPFPPPPAHHLAPAPPQPELSRVQLKEEPQTVPDVQSFGDSPPLSPIDIDTQERLKAERKRLRNRIAASKCRMRKLERISRLEDKVKTLKSHNTDLASTASLLREQVAQLKQKVLTHVNSGCQLLPHEVQVH, from the coding sequence ATGATGAAGAAGGATATTAACTTGACTCTGGCGGATGACGCAGACCTCAAACCACATCTCAGCGACGCCGAGAGCATCCTCAGCTCCCCGGACCTGGGGCTCCTCAAGCTGGCGTCTccggagctggagaggctcatcATCCAGTCCAACGGCATGGTGACCACGACGCCCACCACCTCCCAGTTCCTCTACCCGAAAACCGTAACGGACGAGCAGGAGTTCGCCGAGGGCTTCGTCAAGGCGTTGGAGGACCTCCATAAGCAGAACCAGCTGAGCGGAGGCGTCCAGGCGAGCAGCAGCTTGGACCTGGGCGCCAACATCGCCCCGGTGACCGTCCAGCCGGACCTACCGGTCTACACGAACCTCAGCAGTTACGGCAGCGGCTCGTTAGAAACCACCGTCAATTACTCCACGGACACTGTCCCCTTCCCACCGCCGCCAGCGCACCATCTGGCGCCCGCCCCGCCGCAGCCGGAGCTTTCCCGGgtccagctgaaggaggagcccCAGACGGTCCCAGACGTCCAGAGCTTCGGGGACAGTCCGCCGCTGTCTCCAATTGACATTGACACGCAGGAGCGCCTAAAGGCCGAGAGGAAGAGGCTGAGGAACCGGATCGCAGCCTCCAAGTGTCGGATGCGCAAACTCGAGCGGATCTCCAGACTGGAGGACAAGGTCAAAACCCTGAAAAGCCACAACACCGACCTGGCGTCCACGGCCAGCCTGCTCAGAGAGCAAGTGGCCCAGCTGAAACAGAAGGTCCTGACCCACGTCAACAGCGGCTGTCAGCTGCTTCCACACGAGGTTCAAGTGCATTAA